The genomic region TGTGCGCCCCGGCCGCCGCCGTCAGCACCGGGTCGGCCACCAGATCCGGGCAGCCGGCCGCCCGCCGGGCCCGGTTCGTGGCCGCGATCACGTCGGCGATCAGGCGGGCCCGGGCCGTCGGCTGGCCGGGCGCGGCCGGGCGGGGGGTGCCCGCAGAGGCCGTTTCCGGCGCACCCGGGTCGGGCCGCCGCGCCGACGGCGACCCGGCAGCGCCGCCGATGGGCGCCGCCAGCTCTCGGGCCGGCGTGCGCGCCGCGCCGAGGGAGCCGGAGCCGGCCCGGCCCGTGGCTGTGCCCGCGTCCGCGCCGGCGGGGCTCCCCGGGGGCGCCCCCTCGGCCGTCGACGGCGCGCCGGCCATCCGGGCGGCGAGTCTCCCGGTTGCCGTTCCAGCACGGTCGGTGACCCACAGCGCGAGCGCGAGCGTGGCCAACAGGACGCCCGCCGCCACTGTCCACGCGGGCAGCACCGGGCGGCGGGGCGCCCGGTGGCGATTACGCGTGCGCTGCATCGGACCCTTCGCTCGGTCGGCCCCCCCGACCTCGTGCCTGGATCGATCAAGGCTAGCTAGGAGTAGTCAGGAATTACCATCATCGACACCCATTGCCTACCCGATGTGATCTGGTAGTCGTGTGGTGGAGATTACCCGCCGGAGCGACCGGGGCAGCAACCCCTCCGCACGACGCACACGGGGACAACGCCGGCGTACTCGGCCGACGTCCTCCGGCGGCGGGTCGCGGCGAGCGGTCGACGACCTGTGGCGCGGACCCGGCGGTCACCGGTCCCGATCGGTCGCCGAGGCGGCCGAGGGGTCCGGTTCCGCGGCCGGCACCGGTGCCGCGGGCGAATCGCCGTCCGGGTGGGGATCATCGCTTGCCGTCCCCCGGTCGGCGGTGGCCGCCTCGGGGTCTGACTGACCGCGCGCGGACCGGCCCCGGGCGGTGCGGCGGCGCAGCAGCTCGCCCCCGACCCCCGCCAGGACGGACACGGCCACCACCACCAGCGCGAGCCAGCCGGTGGCGTCGCGCAGGCCAGGGATGGCGGATGCCGCGTAGCCCAGCAGGATCAGCCCGGTCCCCCACACCACCGCGCCGGACACCACCGCGAGGAGGAAGCGGTGCCACGGCATGGCCACGGCCCCGGCCAGGACCGGGGCGAACGTCCGCGCCCACGGGACGAACCGGGCGGCCACCAGGGTGACCGCCCCGAACCGTCGGTAGAACTCCTCCGTCCGGGCCAGGGCGGGGGCGTAGCGGCGCTCGAGGAAGGGCCGGCCCAGCCGGTGCCCGGTGTAATAGCCCGCGGCGGCGCCGGCGCTGGCGGCCAGAGCGACCCCCACGGACAGGACATAGATGGAGACGTCCGCGCCCGCGTCCGCGGCGACCAGGCCGGCCGCGAACAGGATCGTGTCCCCGGGAAGCCAGAACCCGATCAGGATCCCGCTCTCGGTGAATATCATCGCGAAAAGGACGATGTACAGCGTCGTCCCGGACAGACTGCCGACGTCCACGTGACCAGTGTGCCGGGCGGGTCCGGCCGGGTGGCGGGCGCGTCGCCACGGTCGGTGTCTCGGCCTGCCGACGGACCACACCCGTCCGGGCCATCGGCTCCCCCCACCCCTGGTCTCGCCGCTCGGCGACCCCCGACCTCCCGCCGAACAGGCAATGCGCACCGGCGCCGGGTCGATGACCGACTTTGTCCCGGCGACGTCGGCCGCATCCGACCACCCCGACGGGGCGAGCCGTCATACCCTTCGCCCACCAACAGTCCAACGGCGGTCTGCCGGCCCTGTCGGGCTGCTCAGCGCCGCCGTCCATGGCTGATCGGCGCCCCGACAGCTTCGACAAGGAGCCCCACCGATGCCCATCGCCACCCCAGAGACCTACGCCCAGATGCTCGACCGGGCAAAGTCCGAGTCCTTCGCCTACCCCGCGATCAACGTCACCTCGTCGCAGACCCTCAACGCCGCCCTGCGGGGATTCGCGGAGGCGGGCAGCGACGGAATCGTGCAGGTCTCCACCGGCGGGGCGGAGTACCTGTCCGGTTCGACGGTGAAGAACATGGTCCTGGGCGCGGAGGCCCTGGCCGAGTACGCCCACCACGTCGCGAAGGCCTACCCGGTCACCATCGCGCTGCACACCGACCACTGCCCGGCGGACAAGCTCGACACCTACATCCGGCCGCTCATCGCGATCTCGAAGGAGCGGGTCGCCGCCGGCCGCGAGCCGCTGTTCCAGTCCCACATGTGGGACGGCTCGGCCGTCGAGCTCGAGGAGAACCTCAAGATCGCCGAGGAACTGCTCGCCGACGCCGCCGCCGCGAAGATCGTCCTTGAGGTCGAGATCGGCGTCGTCGGCGGCGAGGAGGACGGCGTCGTCGGCGCGATCGACGAGAAGCTCTACACCACGCCGGGCGACATGTGGCGGACCGCCGAAGTCCTCGGTTCGGGCGAGAAGGGCCGTTACCTGCTGGCCGCGACCTTCGGCAACGTGCACGGGGTGTACAAGCCGGGAAACGTCAAGCTTCGTCCGACGATTCTTCGCGAGGGTCAGGACCACGTCGCCCAGAAGCTGGGTCTGCCGGCCGGATCGAAGCCGTTCGACCTCGTCTTCCACGGCGGCAGCGGCTCGGACCTCAGCGAGATCCGAGAGACCCTGGACTACGGCGTCGTGAAGATGAATGTGGACACCGACACCCAGTACGCATTTACCCGCCCCATCGTGGACCACGTCTTCAAGAACTATGACGGGGTACTCAAGGTGGACGGCGAGGTCGGGGCGAAGAAGGCATACGACCCGCGCACCTACGGAAAGCTCGCCGAAAGCGGCATGGCGGCCCGGGTGGCCCAGGCGTGCGAGGACCTCCGCTCCGCCGGCCGGTCCCTCAGCAGGGCATAGCACCGCCCGCTTCCGAGCCCGACCCGACCGCAACACTCCCGACCCGGAGGATGACACCCGGCGATCGCCGCGCCGGGTGTGCCGCCGGGCGCCGACCGGCCCGACCCGGGCACATCCGGGGCCGGGCCGGCTGATCTGTGGCTTTCCTCGGATCCGTCGGCTCTGTCAGCTCCGCCGGCCCCGGCCGGCACGTCGCCGGGACCGGCCCCGACGCGCATCGCCGTCCGTTCCGACGGCCGCGCGGTTTCCCGGCGGCACCCCGACGTCGGGACGAAGCGACCGGCACAGAACGGACATCCGGGAGATCCGCCCCATCGATCGTCCCGACGATGTCCCGTATCATGCGACCACCCGCGGTCCCCCAGTTGCGTCACGCGACTGGGGGACCACTGTCTTTCGCCGAGTGGTCCACCTCGGGTCCGTTGCCTGGTCACGCTTATCAGCAGCAGGTTTCGGCCAGATCGACCCACACGAGACGGACGTGCTACCGCATCGGAAGCCCCGCGCACCCAACCAGGACATCCTGCCCGGGAGCTGGGCCTTGGGGCCCCGCTACGCCGCCGCGTGCTTCCCGCAGCTGCATGACAAGGTCGTAAGTCACCACCAGGTTTCCGTTGTTTTTCTCACATGAGTAGGCTGGCCCGGACGAACCCGGGTAAGCGGCGCATTGCGCCCATCCGGCGCGCCGGGGCACAGTCGATGTTGCTTTCCCGCAGGTCACCCATTCGGCGTGATTCACCACGCTCCGCTCGCCATCACCCATCGGCAAACAGGGTGATCAGCCGGCCACAAATACCCCCGCCCGCGATAACGCCAGGTTGATGAGCGGGCGCGCACGCGCGATACCAGTCACCCCACGGGTGCTCAAGCAGGCGCGCCGACTGTGCTCTTTTTCACGTGACCTATTCAATGCTTGGCGACTCGCCGGCCGGCGTGGTTATGGTCTTCGCCGTGCCGACAACAACGTCCGGCATTCGTCGGGCGGCACGCCGAATCCTGCCCCCGGCCGACGATTTCGCCAGACCGGGCGGCAGGAACGGGGGAACCATCTCCGAGCGTCGAAGGGATTCGATGCTCTCGGGGTGAAGCCATGAGCGACGGACGCACCAGGGTCTTTCGGTGCGACGCACGTCCCCAGGAATCCCTGGCATGGCCGGGCAGTTCCCAGCCCGAATCCGACAGCTCACCTCGCAGGCGTGGGGAAGGACCACAAACATATGTCCGACGCACGTACCAGTGGCCGACAATGGAGCGCCGGCACCCGCATCCGGGCGCGGGCCCTCATGGTTGCTCCGGTTCTCGCGGCGGCGGTCGGCGGCACTCTTGCCGTCAGCCAGCCGGCCGAGGCGGCCAGCACCTGGGCGGGTCTGCGGCAGTGCGAGTCCGGCGGTGATTACACGACCAACACCGGAAACGGCTACTACGGCGCCTTCCAGTTCTCGGCCAGCACCTGGCACAGTCTCGGCTACTCCGGTCTGCCACACGAGGCGGCCCCGGCGGTCCAGGACGAGGCCGCCCTCCGCCTCGCCCAGCGCTCCGGCTTCGGCCAGTGGCCGGTCTGCGGTCGCGGCATGGGCGCCGACCAGCTCGCGGGCGGCTCGTCGGCCAGCGGCGCGGCGCAGGCGTCGCGCTCGGCGACGCGGGCCCCGCTGACCGCTCGTCCCGCCGCCTCCACCACCCCGAACTTCACCCGCAACCTCACGGCCGCGCTGGTCGGGCAGGACCGGGCCGACGTGCGCGCCTGGCAGACCCGGATGAGCCAGCTCGGCTACCCGATCGCGGTGGACGGCCACTTCGGGCCACGTTCGGCCGCCGCCGCCCGCTCCTTCCAGGGAAGCCACGGTCTGGCCGTCGACGGCATCGTCGGCCCGGCGACCTGGCACGCCACCTTCGGCTGAGCGCCGCATCACGCGCGGTAGCCATCCGGCCGATCGCCGCGCCGCCGAACGGCACCGTCCGCACGTAGTCCATCCGGCCCGGGACGCGGGGACGCGCGTCACGCCACCCGGACGACCTTCCCACCCCGGTGACACCGGCCAGGGGAGCTCACCGACTCGCCCCGACCGGCCCGCCCGGACGCCCGGACGATCTCCGCTGCGCGCTCCGAAACGGGCCGGTCGGCCACCAACTCCGCACCGGGCGCCGACGTCCGTCGTGGTGGTACCCCACGACGCCGGCGGCACACCCCGCCACCCGATCGGGCGGCACCGTCGGGCTCCGCCGTTCGCGCGTCCCAACCTGGTTACTCCGAACCACCCCGGTTTGCGCCCCCTGAACCGTTCTCGCTAGAGTGCCGATCACTCGCCACCCGGCGAGGTCGCTCGGACGGACGCCGAGTCCTGCCCGACGTGCGAGCGGCTGGTCCTAGTACGCACCGCAACGGGCAGGAGTGGGGGACCCACCATCCGGGCGTCTCTGACGCCCTTGGGGTTAAGCAGGCTCGTCCCAGCCATCCGGTGTGGGGAGAACGTTTCCCACGCAGTACCGACGGCCAGGGGCGGACCGGCCGGGCCATCCCAGCCCGCACCCGACAGCTCACCCCGCAGGCGATCGGGATTGGACTGACATGCCGTCAGGACGGCGTGGTGGTAGACATCGGGCCCCGCAGGCCCACTCGACCGCGGGTCGCATCCTTCGCACCACCGGCGCGGTGACGGCCATCGTCGGCAGCGGGCTCGCGGTCAGCACGGTCGCCGCGGCCCCGGCCGGCGCCGCGACCGCCGACGACTTCGCCAAGCTCCGCCAGTGCGAGTCCGGCGGGAACTACGCCACCAACACGGGCAACGGCTTCTCCGGCGGTTACCAGTTCGACGACCAGACCTGGCACGGCCTCGGCTACTCCGGCCGGCCTTACCAGGCCTCCCCCGCCACCCAGGACGAGGCCGCCGCCAAGCTCTACAACGCGCGGGGATGGCAGCCCTGGCCGTCCTGCTCGCGCAAGATGGGCCTGACGAACAACGGCCCGGCCGCGGTCGGCTCCGGTGACGTCATCGAGCAGGCCCTCGCCCCCGCCGAGCCGCCGATGACACTGGATCGCGCTCGCCAGGAGATGGGTGACAACTCCTACAAGGGCACCGTCCTCAACGCCGGTTACGGCAACGACGTCCGCCCGGACGCGTTCGTCTGGCAGGCCGCGATGCGCAACAAGAGCTTCCTGCTCACCGTCGACGGAAAGTTCGGTCCGCAGTCGCAGGGCATCGCCGCCCTCTACGGCTACCTGACCCGGGTCAGCGACGGCCAGCCCGGCGCCGTCGGCCAGAACCTGTGGAACGTCACCGTCCGGTCGTGACCCGCCGCGGCTGCGCACCACCCGCACACGGCCGGTCACCTCACCCGCACGGCAGGTCGCACCACCCGCACGGCAGGTCGCCACAGCCGTGCGGCAGGATGCATCCATGACGACGCCGTCCGACCCGGGCCGCAACCTGCTCTCGGGCCCGCCGCCGACGCTGCTGCCCTCCGACGCCATCGCCACCGACGCGCTGGCCGCGGGGGAGTCGCCGGCGGCCGTGGCCGCCGCCTCGCCCGCGCTCAGTGCCCCGTGGGCCGCCCTCGCCGAACTCGCGCTGGCCGGCGACCGGCCCGTCGAGGCGTACGCCTACGCCCGCACCGGCTACCACCGCGGACTTGACGCGCTGCGCCGCGCCGGCTGGCGGGGCACCGGGCCGGTTCCCTGGTCGCACGAGCCGAACCGCGGTTTCCTGCGTTCCCTGGCCGCGCTCGGACGCGCCGCGGCGGCCATCGGGGAGACCGAAGAGGCCACCCGCTGTCAGAACTTCCTCACCGACAGCGATCCCGCCG from Frankia alni ACN14a harbors:
- a CDS encoding CAP domain-containing protein translates to MQRTRNRHRAPRRPVLPAWTVAAGVLLATLALALWVTDRAGTATGRLAARMAGAPSTAEGAPPGSPAGADAGTATGRAGSGSLGAARTPARELAAPIGGAAGSPSARRPDPGAPETASAGTPRPAAPGQPTARARLIADVIAATNRARRAAGCPDLVADPVLTAAAGAHSIDMAVSGYFRHDSPDGRSPFDRMAAAGFDYSVAAENIAAGQRSAAEVVRDWMDSPEHRANILTCSLTRIGVGLATGGSYGYYWTQDFATPETGP
- a CDS encoding DedA family protein, giving the protein MDVGSLSGTTLYIVLFAMIFTESGILIGFWLPGDTILFAAGLVAADAGADVSIYVLSVGVALAASAGAAAGYYTGHRLGRPFLERRYAPALARTEEFYRRFGAVTLVAARFVPWARTFAPVLAGAVAMPWHRFLLAVVSGAVVWGTGLILLGYAASAIPGLRDATGWLALVVVAVSVLAGVGGELLRRRTARGRSARGQSDPEAATADRGTASDDPHPDGDSPAAPVPAAEPDPSAASATDRDR
- the fbaA gene encoding class II fructose-bisphosphate aldolase; translated protein: MPIATPETYAQMLDRAKSESFAYPAINVTSSQTLNAALRGFAEAGSDGIVQVSTGGAEYLSGSTVKNMVLGAEALAEYAHHVAKAYPVTIALHTDHCPADKLDTYIRPLIAISKERVAAGREPLFQSHMWDGSAVELEENLKIAEELLADAAAAKIVLEVEIGVVGGEEDGVVGAIDEKLYTTPGDMWRTAEVLGSGEKGRYLLAATFGNVHGVYKPGNVKLRPTILREGQDHVAQKLGLPAGSKPFDLVFHGGSGSDLSEIRETLDYGVVKMNVDTDTQYAFTRPIVDHVFKNYDGVLKVDGEVGAKKAYDPRTYGKLAESGMAARVAQACEDLRSAGRSLSRA
- a CDS encoding transglycosylase family protein → MSDARTSGRQWSAGTRIRARALMVAPVLAAAVGGTLAVSQPAEAASTWAGLRQCESGGDYTTNTGNGYYGAFQFSASTWHSLGYSGLPHEAAPAVQDEAALRLAQRSGFGQWPVCGRGMGADQLAGGSSASGAAQASRSATRAPLTARPAASTTPNFTRNLTAALVGQDRADVRAWQTRMSQLGYPIAVDGHFGPRSAAAARSFQGSHGLAVDGIVGPATWHATFG
- a CDS encoding transglycosylase family protein, producing the protein MPSGRRGGRHRAPQAHSTAGRILRTTGAVTAIVGSGLAVSTVAAAPAGAATADDFAKLRQCESGGNYATNTGNGFSGGYQFDDQTWHGLGYSGRPYQASPATQDEAAAKLYNARGWQPWPSCSRKMGLTNNGPAAVGSGDVIEQALAPAEPPMTLDRARQEMGDNSYKGTVLNAGYGNDVRPDAFVWQAAMRNKSFLLTVDGKFGPQSQGIAALYGYLTRVSDGQPGAVGQNLWNVTVRS
- a CDS encoding DUF3151 domain-containing protein; its protein translation is MTTPSDPGRNLLSGPPPTLLPSDAIATDALAAGESPAAVAAASPALSAPWAALAELALAGDRPVEAYAYARTGYHRGLDALRRAGWRGTGPVPWSHEPNRGFLRSLAALGRAAAAIGETEEATRCQNFLTDSDPAAARELGFDGS